A region of Streptomyces sp. NBC_01750 DNA encodes the following proteins:
- a CDS encoding quaternary amine ABC transporter ATP-binding protein — MSRLQAEHLYKVFGRRPDEAVRKLESGSDRDELRADGTTAAVIDASFAVEPGQIFVVMGLSGSGKSTLLRMLNGLLEPTAGRVLFDGEDLTALSPRELRSVRSAKISMVFQHFALFPHRSVLENAGYGLEVQGVPRAERDKRAAEALELAGLAGWENSWPDELSGGMQQRVGLARALATDADLLLMDESFSALDPLIRRDMQDQLLELQKRLKKTIVFITHDLNEAMRLGDRIAVMRDGRIVQLGTAEDILVTPANDYVASFTQDVDRSRVLTAGAIMADPQTSFGRKTDSGKELRNAKDVLAAAPATVTADTPIIELFTPCSTSGVAVAVIDDEGELIGVVPRARLLAVLGEPMTPAAIPPQDAGQRQVPQRGVTKEVASA; from the coding sequence GTGTCCAGGCTGCAAGCCGAGCACTTGTACAAAGTGTTCGGCAGACGACCCGATGAAGCGGTACGCAAGCTCGAAAGCGGCAGCGACCGCGACGAGCTGCGCGCCGACGGAACGACCGCGGCGGTGATCGACGCATCGTTCGCCGTCGAGCCGGGTCAGATATTCGTCGTCATGGGTCTGTCCGGGTCCGGTAAGTCCACGCTGCTGCGCATGCTGAACGGACTGCTCGAGCCCACCGCCGGACGCGTGCTCTTCGACGGCGAGGACCTGACCGCCCTGAGCCCTCGCGAGCTGCGCTCCGTACGCTCGGCCAAGATCAGCATGGTGTTCCAGCACTTCGCGCTCTTCCCGCACCGAAGCGTGCTGGAGAACGCCGGCTACGGCCTCGAGGTGCAGGGCGTCCCGCGCGCCGAGCGCGACAAGCGCGCCGCCGAGGCCCTGGAGCTCGCCGGGCTCGCCGGCTGGGAGAACTCCTGGCCCGACGAGCTCTCCGGCGGTATGCAGCAGCGTGTGGGCCTGGCCCGCGCGCTCGCCACCGACGCCGATCTGCTGCTGATGGACGAGTCCTTCAGCGCGCTCGACCCGCTGATCCGCCGCGATATGCAGGACCAGCTCCTCGAGCTGCAGAAGAGGCTCAAGAAGACGATCGTCTTCATCACTCACGACCTCAACGAGGCCATGCGCCTCGGCGACCGGATCGCGGTGATGCGGGACGGCAGGATCGTCCAGCTCGGCACCGCCGAGGACATCCTCGTCACCCCGGCCAACGACTATGTCGCCTCCTTCACCCAGGACGTCGACCGCTCGCGGGTGCTGACCGCCGGTGCGATCATGGCCGATCCGCAGACGTCGTTCGGCCGGAAGACGGACAGCGGCAAGGAACTGCGCAACGCCAAGGACGTGCTCGCCGCGGCGCCCGCCACGGTCACGGCCGACACGCCGATCATCGAGCTGTTCACCCCCTGCTCCACCAGCGGCGTCGCCGTAGCCGTCATCGACGACGAGGGGGAGCTGATCGGCGTCGTACCGCGCGCCCGGCTGCTCGCGGTCCTCGGCGAGCCGATGACCCCGGCAGCGATTCCGCCGCAGGACGCGGGACAGCGACAGGTCCCGCAGCGGGGCGTGACCAAGGAGGTGGCCAGTGCCTAG